The Punica granatum isolate Tunisia-2019 chromosome 4, ASM765513v2, whole genome shotgun sequence genome has a window encoding:
- the LOC116203365 gene encoding polyribonucleotide nucleotidyltransferase-like isoform X1 yields the protein MLSAQKSWARFLKRYSVTRRGCCRSSSSNKGSKRGSASGHSEDGGKNSSSLSSYNETYNKLNNLDFTTVGHDTLAERAHLAVLPPEEDFLCTVHVNSKLMASDGSTSTDLGDHLGDMDFKIAGTRKGITAIQLDIKPAGIPSDMICQCLEPACEGRLQIIDHMEREISAPSTQDDRNPPRLGAQMLGSAEAPSMVTENQSIIDKVSRKRAFIIGVSYVFNDQFSELYGTINDANHIRNLLINDLSFPPSSIRLLTDNDLDSYQRPTRQNIIMGMRWLVEGAKSGDLLFFHFSGHGDLFEIFGSHLVDEEAIQSSLMNRIMVNPLPIGVKLFMTIDCCRAVTAMNLPFQYQMKRRGK from the exons ATGCTCTCCGCCCAGAAGTCTTGGGCTCGTTTCTTGAAGCGGTACTCGGTGACACGAAGGGGATGCTGCCGTTCCTCCAGCAGCAACAAGGGCAGTAAAAGGGGGAGCGCCAGTGGCCATTCTGAAGATGGCGGCAAGAACAGCTCGAGCTTGAGCAGCTACAATGAGACGTATAACAAGCTCAACAATCTCGATTTCACGACTGTTGGTCATG ACACCCTAGCAGAAAGGGCTCATCTTGCTGTTTTACCTCCTGAAGAGGATTTCCTGTGCACAGTCCATGTAAATTCCAAATTGATGGCTTCTGATGGTTCGACTTCTACG GACTTAGGAGATCATCTTGGAGATATGGACTTTAAAATTGCTGGAACTAGGAAAGGGATCACTGCAATTCAGCTGGACATAAAGCCAGCTGGAATCCCTTCAGACATGATTTGCCAGTGCCTGGAACCTGCATGTGAAGGACGCCTTCAGATAATTGACCACATGGAGCGAGAAATAAGTGCCCCAAGTACTCAAGATGATAGGAACCCTCCTCGATTAG GTGCTCAAATGTTAGGGAGTGCTGAAGCGCCATCCATGGTGACCGAGAATCAATCTATAATAGATAAG GTTTCTCGGAAGCGGGCTTTCATCATTGGAGTGTCATATGTCTTCAACGACCAATTTTCAGAACTCTATGGCACCATCAATGATGCCAACCATATCAGAAACCTGTTAATCAACGACCTCAGTTTCCCCCCATCTTCCATTCGCCTCTTAACTG ATAACGATTTGGATAGTTATCAGCGTCCAACGAggcaaaatattattatgggCATGCGATGGCTCGTTGAAGGGGCAAAATCTGGAGATTTATTGTTCTTTCATTTTTCCGGACACGGAGATTTATTCGAAATCTTCGGTTCGCACCTTGTGGACGAAGAAGCTATTCAGTCTAGTTTGATGAATAGGATTATGGTGAACCCTCTTCCTATCGGGGTCAAACTTTTCATGACTATAGACTGCTGTAGAGCTGTCACTGCCATGAACCTTCCCTTTCAATATCAAATGAAAAG GAGGGGCAAATAG
- the LOC116203277 gene encoding protein DETOXIFICATION 35: MDAPLLDSDGDYQPVRSLGEVAALFWAETIKMWKIAAPIAFTIICQYGTNSFTNIFVGHIGDVELSAVAISISVIGTFSFGFMLGMGSALETLCGQAFGAGQVYMLGLYMQRSWIILLVTSVALLPIYIFATPILNLFGQDPEISELAGKFTLQIIPQLFSLALNFPTQKFLQAQSKVSALAWIGLVGLLVHIGLLWAFIYQLQLGMSGAAVAYNITSWGIALAQVGYVMAYCKEGWGGFSSAAFRDIWPFVRLSLASAVMLCLEIWYMMSIIILTGHLDNAVIAVGSLSICMNFNGWEAMLFIGINAAISVRVSNELGLGRPRAAKYSVYVTVFQSLLIGVLCMVAILITKDNFTIIFSNSKELREAASCLAYLLGATMVLNSIQPVISGVAVGGGWQALVAYINLASYYIFGLPLGFFLGYYAKLGVEGLWGGMICGTTLQTLLLLLVLYKTNWNKEVEQTTERVRRWGGKDTVEKLENSI; this comes from the exons ATGGATGCGCCGCTGCTCGACAGCGATGGGGACTACCAACCGGTCAGGAGCCTGGGGGAGGTGGCGGCTCTGTTCTGGGCGGAGACCATAAAGATGTGGAAGATCGCGGCCCCCATAGCCTTCACCATAATCTGCCAGTATGGGACCAACTCCTTCACCAACATCTTCGTAGGTCACATTGGCGACGTCGAGCTCTCTGCGGTCGCCATATCCATATCCGTCATCGGCACATTCTCCTTCGGCTTCATG CTCGGGATGGGAAGCGCGCTGGAGACACTGTGCGGGCAGGCATTTGGGGCCGGCCAGGTGTATATGCTCGGGCTGTATATGCAGAGGTCGTGGATCATCCTCCTAGTCACCTCGGTCGCTCTACTTCCGATATATATCTTCGCCACGCCAATCCTCAACCTCTTCGGGCAGGACCCTGAGATATCTGAACTAGCCGGGAAGTTCACTCTCCAGATCATCCCGCAGCTCTTCTCCCTCGCCCTCAACTTCCCAACTCAAAAGTTCCTCCAGGCTCAGAGCAAGGTGAGCGCCCTCGCGTGGATCGGGCTTGTGGGCCTCCTCGTGCACATAGGTCTGCTCTGGGCATTTATCTACCAGCTGCAACTAGGCATGAGTGGCGCGGCCGTGGCCTACAACATCACGAGCTGGGGGATAGCCCTGGCCCAGGTGGGTTACGTGATGGCCTACTGCAAGGAAGGGTGGGGTGGGTTCTCGTCGGCTGCTTTCCGCGACATCTGGCCCTTTGTGCGGCTCTCCCTCGCTTCGGCTGTGATGCTGTGCCTGGAGATTTGGTACATGATGAGCATAATCATCCTAACCGGGCACCTTGACAATGCTGTCATTGCCGTtggctctctctctatttG CATGAATTTTAATGGGTGGGAGGCTATGCTGTTTATTGGAATAAATGCTGCTATCAG TGTTCGGGTTTCGAATGAGCTGGGGCTAGGACGCCCGAGGGCAGCTAAGTACTCCGTCTATGTGACCGTGTTTCAGTCCCTTCTGATTGGGGTGTTATGCATGGTTGCTATCTTGATAACGAAAGACAACTTCACAATCATTTTCAGTAACAGCAAGGAGCTGAGGGAAGCTGCGTCTTGCCTTGCGTATCTTCTTGGTGCAACCATGGTCTTAAACAGCATTCAGCCTGTCATTTCAG GGGTTGCAGTCGGAGGAGGATGGCAAGCACTTGTGGCTTACATCAACTTGGCGAGCTATTACATTTTTGGGCTGCCGCTCGGTTTTTTCCTTGGCTACTATGCAAAATTAGGAGTGGAG GGACTCTGGGGAGGAATGATATGCGGAACGACTCTGCAGACTCTGCTACTGCTCCTGGTGCTTTACAAGACTAATTGGAACAAAGAG GTGGAGCAGACGACAGAACGAGTGAGAAGATGGGGTGGGAAAGACACTGTGGAGAAGCTTGAAAACAGCATATGA
- the LOC116203364 gene encoding serpin-ZX-like isoform X2, which yields MAIRITLFQSIARFNNRRLFHRSPTHAQAGVALSLSKQLLLPDSSKLSNVVFSPLSIHVVLSMIAAGSTAGSGTRSELLSFLKSPSLGRLNSFASKVGSVVFSDGSPAGGPKLSFVNGLWLNVPLKPSFKQVVDTSYGAATHLVNFRTKAAEVTHQVNSWAEKKTSGLIQDLLPPEDAEFHLLNGSRVQVPFMTSKKRQAVRAFDGFKVLELPYKQGSGDQRRFSMYLYLPDAEDGLPALVEKLCSEPGFLDRHLPQWKVAVGDFRIPSFKISHKFEGRSVLPKLGVIQLFGAGGLTGMVNPPMDQGLRVSEIFHESFIEVNEEGSKAAAATAAVIGVRGSLPVSRVDFVADHPFMFLIRENMTRTVLFVGQVLDPSTSPSIRRAH from the exons ATGGCGATCCGCATCACCCTTTTCCAGAGCATAGCTAGGTTCAACAACCGCCGGCTCTTCCACCGCTCACCAACTCATGCTCAAGCTGGCGTCGCTTTGTCCCTCTCCAAGCAGCTCCTTCTCCCCGACTCCTCCAAACTCTCCAACGTCGTCTTCTCCCCGCTTTCCATCCACGTGGTCCTCAGCATGATCGCCGCCGGCTCCACAGCGGGCAGTGGCACCCGGTCAGAGCTCCTGTCCTTCCTCAAGTCCCCGTCCCTGGGCCGCCTCAACTCTTTTGCCTCCAAGGTCGGCTCCGTCGTCTTCTCGGACGGCAGTCCCGCCGGTGGCCCGAAGCTCTCCTTCGTCAACGGCCTCTGGCTCAACGTCCCCCTCAAGCCTTCCTTCAAACAGGTGGTTGACACCTCTTACGGGGCAGCCACCCATCTAGTCAATTTCAGAACCAAG GCTGCGGAAGTGACCCATCAGGTGAACTCGTGGGCCGAGAAGAAGACGAGTGGCCTTATCCAGGATCTTCTGCCCCCTG AGGACGCCGAATTCCATCTTCTCAATGGGAGCCGCGTTCAGGTTCCCTTCATGACCAGCAAGAAGAGGCAGGCAGTGAGAGCCTTCGATGGGTTCAAAGTCCTTGAGCTTCCTTACAAGCAAGGCAGTGGGGACCAAAGGAGATTTTCCATGTACTTGTACCTTCCTGATGCGGAGGACGGGCTGCCAGCTCTGGTGGAGAAGCTCTGCTCGGAGCCTGGGTTTTTGGACCGCCATCTTCCTCAGTGGAAGGTGGCAGTGGGCGACTTCAGGATCCCAAGTTTCAAGATCTCACACAAGTTTGAAGGCAGAAGTGTTTTGCCAAAGCTAGGAGTGATCCAACTCTTCGGTGCAGGGGGTCTGACCGGGATGGTGAACCCTCCCATGGATCAAGGCCTCCGAGTTTCAGAAATTTTCCACGAGTCCTTCATTGAAGTGAACGAGGAAGGCAGCAAAGCTGCGGCTGCCACAGCTGCCGTTATAGGTGTGAGGGGCTCCTTGCCAGTCAGCAGGGTGGACTTCGTGGCGGACCATCCATTCATGTTCCTTATCCGAGAGAACATGACTAGGACGGTTCTATTCGTTGGTCAAGTCCTCGATCCTTCAACTTCCCCGAGCATAAGGAGAGCGCACTAG
- the LOC116203364 gene encoding serpin-ZX-like isoform X1: protein MAIRITLFQSIARFNNRRLFHRSPTHAQAGVALSLSKQLLLPDSSKLSNVVFSPLSIHVVLSMIAAGSTAGSGTRSELLSFLKSPSLGRLNSFASKVGSVVFSDGSPAGGPKLSFVNGLWLNVPLKPSFKQVVDTSYGAATHLVNFRTKAAEVTHQVNSWAEKKTSGLIQDLLPPGAVTFLTRLIFANALYFKGAWNEKFDLSSTEDAEFHLLNGSRVQVPFMTSKKRQAVRAFDGFKVLELPYKQGSGDQRRFSMYLYLPDAEDGLPALVEKLCSEPGFLDRHLPQWKVAVGDFRIPSFKISHKFEGRSVLPKLGVIQLFGAGGLTGMVNPPMDQGLRVSEIFHESFIEVNEEGSKAAAATAAVIGVRGSLPVSRVDFVADHPFMFLIRENMTRTVLFVGQVLDPSTSPSIRRAH from the exons ATGGCGATCCGCATCACCCTTTTCCAGAGCATAGCTAGGTTCAACAACCGCCGGCTCTTCCACCGCTCACCAACTCATGCTCAAGCTGGCGTCGCTTTGTCCCTCTCCAAGCAGCTCCTTCTCCCCGACTCCTCCAAACTCTCCAACGTCGTCTTCTCCCCGCTTTCCATCCACGTGGTCCTCAGCATGATCGCCGCCGGCTCCACAGCGGGCAGTGGCACCCGGTCAGAGCTCCTGTCCTTCCTCAAGTCCCCGTCCCTGGGCCGCCTCAACTCTTTTGCCTCCAAGGTCGGCTCCGTCGTCTTCTCGGACGGCAGTCCCGCCGGTGGCCCGAAGCTCTCCTTCGTCAACGGCCTCTGGCTCAACGTCCCCCTCAAGCCTTCCTTCAAACAGGTGGTTGACACCTCTTACGGGGCAGCCACCCATCTAGTCAATTTCAGAACCAAG GCTGCGGAAGTGACCCATCAGGTGAACTCGTGGGCCGAGAAGAAGACGAGTGGCCTTATCCAGGATCTTCTGCCCCCTGGTGCTGTAACTTTCTTAACTCGACTGATCTTTGCAAATGCTCTATACTTCAAAGGGGCCTGGAATGAGAAGTTTGACCTGTCCTCAACAGAGGACGCCGAATTCCATCTTCTCAATGGGAGCCGCGTTCAGGTTCCCTTCATGACCAGCAAGAAGAGGCAGGCAGTGAGAGCCTTCGATGGGTTCAAAGTCCTTGAGCTTCCTTACAAGCAAGGCAGTGGGGACCAAAGGAGATTTTCCATGTACTTGTACCTTCCTGATGCGGAGGACGGGCTGCCAGCTCTGGTGGAGAAGCTCTGCTCGGAGCCTGGGTTTTTGGACCGCCATCTTCCTCAGTGGAAGGTGGCAGTGGGCGACTTCAGGATCCCAAGTTTCAAGATCTCACACAAGTTTGAAGGCAGAAGTGTTTTGCCAAAGCTAGGAGTGATCCAACTCTTCGGTGCAGGGGGTCTGACCGGGATGGTGAACCCTCCCATGGATCAAGGCCTCCGAGTTTCAGAAATTTTCCACGAGTCCTTCATTGAAGTGAACGAGGAAGGCAGCAAAGCTGCGGCTGCCACAGCTGCCGTTATAGGTGTGAGGGGCTCCTTGCCAGTCAGCAGGGTGGACTTCGTGGCGGACCATCCATTCATGTTCCTTATCCGAGAGAACATGACTAGGACGGTTCTATTCGTTGGTCAAGTCCTCGATCCTTCAACTTCCCCGAGCATAAGGAGAGCGCACTAG
- the LOC116203365 gene encoding polyribonucleotide nucleotidyltransferase 2, mitochondrial-like isoform X2, whose protein sequence is MVRLLRKFGVTQYGFPFSKSMALMYAGIPLWEHVAGVSVGLASQVDPLTGEINDYRIWTDIRDLGDHLGDMDFKIAGTRKGITAIQLDIKPAGIPSDMICQCLEPACEGRLQIIDHMEREISAPSTQDDRNPPRLGAQMLGSAEAPSMVTENQSIIDKVSRKRAFIIGVSYVFNDQFSELYGTINDANHIRNLLINDLSFPPSSIRLLTDNDLDSYQRPTRQNIIMGMRWLVEGAKSGDLLFFHFSGHGDLFEIFGSHLVDEEAIQSSLMNRIMVNPLPIGVKLFMTIDCCRAVTAMNLPFQYQMKRRGK, encoded by the exons ATGGTTCGACTTCTACG AAAATTTGGCGTGACACAGTATGGCttccctttttcaaaaagCATGGCTCTCATGTATGCTGGAATTCCGTTATGGGAACATGTGGCCGGCGTTTCAGTTGGTCTTGCTAGTCAAGTTGATCCATTAACTGGCGAAATCAATGATTATCGGATATGGACTGATATACGG GACTTAGGAGATCATCTTGGAGATATGGACTTTAAAATTGCTGGAACTAGGAAAGGGATCACTGCAATTCAGCTGGACATAAAGCCAGCTGGAATCCCTTCAGACATGATTTGCCAGTGCCTGGAACCTGCATGTGAAGGACGCCTTCAGATAATTGACCACATGGAGCGAGAAATAAGTGCCCCAAGTACTCAAGATGATAGGAACCCTCCTCGATTAG GTGCTCAAATGTTAGGGAGTGCTGAAGCGCCATCCATGGTGACCGAGAATCAATCTATAATAGATAAG GTTTCTCGGAAGCGGGCTTTCATCATTGGAGTGTCATATGTCTTCAACGACCAATTTTCAGAACTCTATGGCACCATCAATGATGCCAACCATATCAGAAACCTGTTAATCAACGACCTCAGTTTCCCCCCATCTTCCATTCGCCTCTTAACTG ATAACGATTTGGATAGTTATCAGCGTCCAACGAggcaaaatattattatgggCATGCGATGGCTCGTTGAAGGGGCAAAATCTGGAGATTTATTGTTCTTTCATTTTTCCGGACACGGAGATTTATTCGAAATCTTCGGTTCGCACCTTGTGGACGAAGAAGCTATTCAGTCTAGTTTGATGAATAGGATTATGGTGAACCCTCTTCCTATCGGGGTCAAACTTTTCATGACTATAGACTGCTGTAGAGCTGTCACTGCCATGAACCTTCCCTTTCAATATCAAATGAAAAG GAGGGGCAAATAG
- the LOC116205340 gene encoding protein SRC2, with the protein MAYYEVEVTISSAKDLKNVNWRHGPIRPYVVLWVDPNSKCSTRADEEGDTCPFWDEILVLPVPTGERLEDAVLSIDVAHAGSEEDTKPLIGSARLKLKEVLDDAGIGERLTRSLQLKRPSGRPQGKIDVTVCIRDLRYRSRDAYYAPPYGVPQPPAPSAYTAPPPPPPYGYPYSQPPPPPPAGYGYPYGAPSAYAQASAVPPPEEKKKSKFGGMGTGLAVGAVAGALGGVALMEGAEYVEDKIEDDVAEKVEDDLGYDDIDDF; encoded by the coding sequence ATGGCCTACTACGAGGTTGAGGTGACCATATCGTCGGCCAAGGACCTGAAGAACGTGAACTGGCGGCACGGCCCCATCCGGCCGTATGTCGTCCTGTGGGTGGACCCGAACAGCAAATGTTCGACCAGGGCCGACGAGGAGGGCGATACATGCCCTTTCTGGGACGAGATCCTCGTGCTCCCTGTCCCGACCGGCGAGCGGCTGGAGGACGCGGTCCTCTCTATCGATGTCGCCCATGCCGGGTCCGAGGAGGACACCAAGCCACTCATCGGCTCCGCCCGGCTCAAACTCAAGGAGGTCCTCGACGATGCCGGGATCGGCGAGCGCCTGACTCGCTCTCTCCAGCTCAAGCGCCCGTCCGGCCGCCCCCAGGGCAAGATTGATGTCACGGTCTGCATCCGGGATCTCCGGTATCGGTCACGTGATGCCTACTACGCACCGCCATATGGGGTCCCACAGCCGCCGGCTCCCTCAGCTTACACTGCGCCGCCGCCGCCCCCTCCATATGGGTACCCGTACTCCCAGCCCCCGCCACCGCCGCCGGCTGGTTATGGTTACCCGTACGGCGCTCCTTCGGCATATGCACAAGCCTCGGCGGTGCCACCGcccgaggagaagaagaagagcaagtTCGGGGGGATGGGGACGGGGTTGGCCGTGGGGGCGGTGGCGGGGGCCCTGGGAGGGGTGGCCCTGATGGAGGGAGCTGAGTACGTGGAGGACAAGATCGAGGATGACGTGGCTGAGAAggtggaggatgacttgggatACGACGACATTGATGATTTCTAG
- the LOC116206243 gene encoding probable mediator of RNA polymerase II transcription subunit 36b, with product MRPPQRGRGGSGFRGRGDGGGRGRGRGGFGRGGGDRGSAMTGRGGGRGGRGGGRGRGGGRGGMKGGSRVVIEPHRHEGIFIAKGKEDALVTKNMVPGEAVYNEKRISVQNEDGTKVEYRVWNPFRSKLAAAVLGGVDEIWIKPGARVLYLGAASGTTVSHVSDIVGPTGVVYAVEFSHRSGRDLVNMAKKRTNVIPIIEDARHPAKYRMLVGMVDVIFSDVAQPDQARILALNASYFLKAGGHFVISIKANCIDSTVPAETVFAQEVKKLQAEQFRPSEQVTLEPFERDHACVVGGYRMPKKQKPVA from the exons ATGAGGCCACCTCAAAGAG GTCGTGGAGGCAGTGGGTTTAGGGGTAGAGGTGATGGAGGAGGCAGAGGCAGAGGTAGGGGTGGATTTGGAAGAGGTGGAGGTGACAGAGGGAGTGCCATGACAGGCCGCGGTGGTGGGCGCGGTGGACGTGGTGGCGGGAGAGGCCGCGGTGGCGGGAGAGGTGGGATGAAGGGTGGAAGCAGGGTTGTGATTGAGCCTCATAGACATGAAGGGATCTTCATTGCCAAGGGCAAGGAAGATGCTTTGGTCACGAAAAACATGGTCCCTGGAGAAGCTGTCTACAATGAGAAGAGAATCTCTGTTCAG AATGAAGATGGAACAAAGGTTGAATACAGAGTCTGGAACCCTTTCCGTTCGAAGTTGGCTGCTGCTGTTCTTGGTGGTGTTGATGAGATCTGGATT AAACCCGGTGCTCGTGTTCTCTATCTGGGAGCTGCTTCAGGCACCACAGTTTCCCATGTATCCGACATTGTTGGCCCA ACTGGGGTTGTTTATGCTGTGGAGTTTTCCCACAGAAGTGGAAGAGATCTGGTTAACATGGCAAAGAAGAGAACAAATGTTATCCCCATTATTGAAGATGCTAGGCATCCTGCCAAGTACCGTATGCTGGTTGGGATGGTAGATGTGATATTCTCAGATGTTGCTCAGCCTGATCAG GCACGAATCTTGGCGTTGAATGCTTCCTATTTTCTGAAGGCTGGTGGTCATTTCGTGATCTCAATCAAG GCAAACTGCATAGACTCCACAGTGCCAGCAGAGACGGTATTCGCCCAGGAAGTGAAGAAGCTACAAGCAGAGCAGTTCAGGCCTTCGGAGCAGGTCACCCTTGAGCCCTTCGAGCGAGACCATGCTTGTGTTGTTGGGGGATACCGTATGCCTAAGAAACAGAAGCCCGTTGCTTAG